A genomic segment from Corythoichthys intestinalis isolate RoL2023-P3 chromosome 2, ASM3026506v1, whole genome shotgun sequence encodes:
- the wdr13 gene encoding WD repeat-containing protein 13 isoform X1 produces MSSDAEKQPANLLQLTNKSWPGSGACLMAAVWQQVLAVDARYNAYRTPTFPQFRTQYIRRRSQLLRENAKCGFEPGVRRHYLRLRGQLLALRYGPLSEQSSFRASSVRSSRTTLDRMEQDFEEDPRAQGARGHRRSVSRGSYQLQAQMNRAVYDERPPGSLVPTSVAEASRAMAGDTSLSENYAFAGMYHIFDQHVDYAVRRLQFANDDKHLLACCSLDATLSIMSLSPPPASVKVVLKGHGGPVSDFAWSLSNDVIVSASLDGTLRIWNTEDGRCIREVRDPESSELLCCTFQPMNNNLTVVGNSKHHLHVVNISTGKKVKGGSSKLTGRVLSLSFDSPGRILWAGDDRGSIFSFLFDMATGKLTKAKRLVVSEGSSICSISARSWISREARDPSLLVNACVNKLLLYRVVDNEGGLQLKRSFPIQHGSQPVHSIFCPLMSFRQGACVVTGSEDACVYFFDVERNTKAIVNKLQGHGGPVLDVSFNCDESLLASADSTGMVIIWRREQK; encoded by the exons ATGTCGAGCGATGCGGAAAAACAACCAGCCAACTTGCTTCAACTGACGAATAA GTCCTGGCCTGGCAGTGGTGCTTGTCTAATGGCAGCAGTTTGGCAGCAGGTGTTGGCAGTGGACGCCAG GTACAATGCTTACCGCACGCCCACCTTCCCGCAGTTCCGAACTCAGTATATCCGGCGCCGAAGCCAGCTGCTCCGAGAGAACGCCAAGTGCGGCTTCGAGCCTGGTGTGCGCAGGCACTATCTAAGGCTGCGCGGGCAGCTTTTAGCTCTGCGCTACGGGCCGCTGTCGGAGCAGAGCAGCTTTCGTGCTAGCAGCGTGCGCAGCTCCCGCACTACGCTGGACCGCATGGAG CAGGACTTTGAGGAGGACCCTCGCGCCCAGGGTGCTCGGGGGCACCGGCGCTCCGTCAGCAGAGGCTCCTACCAGCTTCAGGCGCAGATGAACAGAGCCGTCTACGATGAAAG ACCTCCGGGCAGTTTGGTGCCCACCTCAGTGGCGGAAGCCAGTCGAGCCATGGCCGGGGATACGAGTTTGAGTGAAAACTATGCTTTCGCTGGAATGTATCACATATTTGACCAGCATGTCGATTATGCAG TTCGACGCTTGCAGTTCGCTAACGACGATAAGCATCTCCTGGCTTGCTGCTCACTGGATGCCACCTTGTCCATTATGAGCCTGTCGCCACCACCTGCCAGTGTCAAGGTGGTCCTGAAGGGCCACGGGGGCCCCGTCAGCGACTTCGCTTGGTCCCTCAGCAACGACGTCATCGTGTCAGCCTCGCTGGACGGGACGCTGCGCATCTGGAACACCGAGGATGGGCGTTGCATCCGCGAGGTCCGAGACCCGGAATCCAGCGAGCTGCTCTGCTGCACATTCCAGCCCATGAATAACAACCTCACCGTG GTGGGCAACAGTAAGCACCACTTGCACGTGGTGAACATCTCCACGGGCAAGAAGGTGAAGGGCGGCTCCAGCAAACTGACTGGCCGCGTCTTGTCGCTCTCCTTTGACTCTCCGGGAAGGATTCTGTGGGCGGGCGACGACAGGGGCAGCATCTTCTCGTTCCTCTTCGACATGGCCACAG GGAAACTGACCAAAGCCAAGCGTTTGGTGGTGAGCGAAGGCAGCTCCATCTGCAGCATCTCGGCTCGGTCCTGGATCAGCCGAGAGGCACGAGACCCCTCGCTGCTGGTTAACGCTTGCGTCAACAAGCTGCTGCTCTATAG GGTGGTGGACAACGAAGGCGGGCTCCAGCTGAAGAGAAGCTTCCCCATCCAGCACGGCTCACAGCCGGTCCACAGCATCTTCTGCCCGCTTATGTCCTTCAGACAGGGCGCGTGTGTGG TGACGGGCAGCGAGGATGCCTGCGTGTACTTCTTCGACGTGGAACGCAACACCAAGGCCATCGTCAACAAGCTGCAGGGTCACGGCGGGCCCGTGCTGGACGTCAGCTTCAACTGCGACGAGAGTCTGCTGGCCTCAGCGGACTCCACCGGCATGGTCATCATCTGGAGACGGGAGCAAAAGTAA
- the wdr13 gene encoding WD repeat-containing protein 13 isoform X2, producing MSSDAEKQPANLLQLTNKSWPGSGACLMAAVWQQVLAVDARYNAYRTPTFPQFRTQYIRRRSQLLRENAKCGFEPGVRRHYLRLRGQLLALRYGPLSEQSSFRASSVRSSRTTLDRMEDFEEDPRAQGARGHRRSVSRGSYQLQAQMNRAVYDERPPGSLVPTSVAEASRAMAGDTSLSENYAFAGMYHIFDQHVDYAVRRLQFANDDKHLLACCSLDATLSIMSLSPPPASVKVVLKGHGGPVSDFAWSLSNDVIVSASLDGTLRIWNTEDGRCIREVRDPESSELLCCTFQPMNNNLTVVGNSKHHLHVVNISTGKKVKGGSSKLTGRVLSLSFDSPGRILWAGDDRGSIFSFLFDMATGKLTKAKRLVVSEGSSICSISARSWISREARDPSLLVNACVNKLLLYRVVDNEGGLQLKRSFPIQHGSQPVHSIFCPLMSFRQGACVVTGSEDACVYFFDVERNTKAIVNKLQGHGGPVLDVSFNCDESLLASADSTGMVIIWRREQK from the exons ATGTCGAGCGATGCGGAAAAACAACCAGCCAACTTGCTTCAACTGACGAATAA GTCCTGGCCTGGCAGTGGTGCTTGTCTAATGGCAGCAGTTTGGCAGCAGGTGTTGGCAGTGGACGCCAG GTACAATGCTTACCGCACGCCCACCTTCCCGCAGTTCCGAACTCAGTATATCCGGCGCCGAAGCCAGCTGCTCCGAGAGAACGCCAAGTGCGGCTTCGAGCCTGGTGTGCGCAGGCACTATCTAAGGCTGCGCGGGCAGCTTTTAGCTCTGCGCTACGGGCCGCTGTCGGAGCAGAGCAGCTTTCGTGCTAGCAGCGTGCGCAGCTCCCGCACTACGCTGGACCGCATGGAG GACTTTGAGGAGGACCCTCGCGCCCAGGGTGCTCGGGGGCACCGGCGCTCCGTCAGCAGAGGCTCCTACCAGCTTCAGGCGCAGATGAACAGAGCCGTCTACGATGAAAG ACCTCCGGGCAGTTTGGTGCCCACCTCAGTGGCGGAAGCCAGTCGAGCCATGGCCGGGGATACGAGTTTGAGTGAAAACTATGCTTTCGCTGGAATGTATCACATATTTGACCAGCATGTCGATTATGCAG TTCGACGCTTGCAGTTCGCTAACGACGATAAGCATCTCCTGGCTTGCTGCTCACTGGATGCCACCTTGTCCATTATGAGCCTGTCGCCACCACCTGCCAGTGTCAAGGTGGTCCTGAAGGGCCACGGGGGCCCCGTCAGCGACTTCGCTTGGTCCCTCAGCAACGACGTCATCGTGTCAGCCTCGCTGGACGGGACGCTGCGCATCTGGAACACCGAGGATGGGCGTTGCATCCGCGAGGTCCGAGACCCGGAATCCAGCGAGCTGCTCTGCTGCACATTCCAGCCCATGAATAACAACCTCACCGTG GTGGGCAACAGTAAGCACCACTTGCACGTGGTGAACATCTCCACGGGCAAGAAGGTGAAGGGCGGCTCCAGCAAACTGACTGGCCGCGTCTTGTCGCTCTCCTTTGACTCTCCGGGAAGGATTCTGTGGGCGGGCGACGACAGGGGCAGCATCTTCTCGTTCCTCTTCGACATGGCCACAG GGAAACTGACCAAAGCCAAGCGTTTGGTGGTGAGCGAAGGCAGCTCCATCTGCAGCATCTCGGCTCGGTCCTGGATCAGCCGAGAGGCACGAGACCCCTCGCTGCTGGTTAACGCTTGCGTCAACAAGCTGCTGCTCTATAG GGTGGTGGACAACGAAGGCGGGCTCCAGCTGAAGAGAAGCTTCCCCATCCAGCACGGCTCACAGCCGGTCCACAGCATCTTCTGCCCGCTTATGTCCTTCAGACAGGGCGCGTGTGTGG TGACGGGCAGCGAGGATGCCTGCGTGTACTTCTTCGACGTGGAACGCAACACCAAGGCCATCGTCAACAAGCTGCAGGGTCACGGCGGGCCCGTGCTGGACGTCAGCTTCAACTGCGACGAGAGTCTGCTGGCCTCAGCGGACTCCACCGGCATGGTCATCATCTGGAGACGGGAGCAAAAGTAA
- the wdr13 gene encoding WD repeat-containing protein 13 isoform X3, translating to MAAVWQQVLAVDARYNAYRTPTFPQFRTQYIRRRSQLLRENAKCGFEPGVRRHYLRLRGQLLALRYGPLSEQSSFRASSVRSSRTTLDRMEQDFEEDPRAQGARGHRRSVSRGSYQLQAQMNRAVYDERPPGSLVPTSVAEASRAMAGDTSLSENYAFAGMYHIFDQHVDYAVRRLQFANDDKHLLACCSLDATLSIMSLSPPPASVKVVLKGHGGPVSDFAWSLSNDVIVSASLDGTLRIWNTEDGRCIREVRDPESSELLCCTFQPMNNNLTVVGNSKHHLHVVNISTGKKVKGGSSKLTGRVLSLSFDSPGRILWAGDDRGSIFSFLFDMATGKLTKAKRLVVSEGSSICSISARSWISREARDPSLLVNACVNKLLLYRVVDNEGGLQLKRSFPIQHGSQPVHSIFCPLMSFRQGACVVTGSEDACVYFFDVERNTKAIVNKLQGHGGPVLDVSFNCDESLLASADSTGMVIIWRREQK from the exons ATGGCAGCAGTTTGGCAGCAGGTGTTGGCAGTGGACGCCAG GTACAATGCTTACCGCACGCCCACCTTCCCGCAGTTCCGAACTCAGTATATCCGGCGCCGAAGCCAGCTGCTCCGAGAGAACGCCAAGTGCGGCTTCGAGCCTGGTGTGCGCAGGCACTATCTAAGGCTGCGCGGGCAGCTTTTAGCTCTGCGCTACGGGCCGCTGTCGGAGCAGAGCAGCTTTCGTGCTAGCAGCGTGCGCAGCTCCCGCACTACGCTGGACCGCATGGAG CAGGACTTTGAGGAGGACCCTCGCGCCCAGGGTGCTCGGGGGCACCGGCGCTCCGTCAGCAGAGGCTCCTACCAGCTTCAGGCGCAGATGAACAGAGCCGTCTACGATGAAAG ACCTCCGGGCAGTTTGGTGCCCACCTCAGTGGCGGAAGCCAGTCGAGCCATGGCCGGGGATACGAGTTTGAGTGAAAACTATGCTTTCGCTGGAATGTATCACATATTTGACCAGCATGTCGATTATGCAG TTCGACGCTTGCAGTTCGCTAACGACGATAAGCATCTCCTGGCTTGCTGCTCACTGGATGCCACCTTGTCCATTATGAGCCTGTCGCCACCACCTGCCAGTGTCAAGGTGGTCCTGAAGGGCCACGGGGGCCCCGTCAGCGACTTCGCTTGGTCCCTCAGCAACGACGTCATCGTGTCAGCCTCGCTGGACGGGACGCTGCGCATCTGGAACACCGAGGATGGGCGTTGCATCCGCGAGGTCCGAGACCCGGAATCCAGCGAGCTGCTCTGCTGCACATTCCAGCCCATGAATAACAACCTCACCGTG GTGGGCAACAGTAAGCACCACTTGCACGTGGTGAACATCTCCACGGGCAAGAAGGTGAAGGGCGGCTCCAGCAAACTGACTGGCCGCGTCTTGTCGCTCTCCTTTGACTCTCCGGGAAGGATTCTGTGGGCGGGCGACGACAGGGGCAGCATCTTCTCGTTCCTCTTCGACATGGCCACAG GGAAACTGACCAAAGCCAAGCGTTTGGTGGTGAGCGAAGGCAGCTCCATCTGCAGCATCTCGGCTCGGTCCTGGATCAGCCGAGAGGCACGAGACCCCTCGCTGCTGGTTAACGCTTGCGTCAACAAGCTGCTGCTCTATAG GGTGGTGGACAACGAAGGCGGGCTCCAGCTGAAGAGAAGCTTCCCCATCCAGCACGGCTCACAGCCGGTCCACAGCATCTTCTGCCCGCTTATGTCCTTCAGACAGGGCGCGTGTGTGG TGACGGGCAGCGAGGATGCCTGCGTGTACTTCTTCGACGTGGAACGCAACACCAAGGCCATCGTCAACAAGCTGCAGGGTCACGGCGGGCCCGTGCTGGACGTCAGCTTCAACTGCGACGAGAGTCTGCTGGCCTCAGCGGACTCCACCGGCATGGTCATCATCTGGAGACGGGAGCAAAAGTAA